Proteins from a genomic interval of Drosophila melanogaster chromosome 2R:
- the CG15615 gene encoding uncharacterized protein, producing the protein MRIHRHFVLGLLGVLCLAIGGSQSKAVVDQQPAASQVDSKSVAQQRIDLGLGLGDDLIHDHHHEHIIEHHEHHHEHHDPGYWKKKVTWKEGWKKIWNPAKKQIWNPSWKKIWKPHWVKVPGWKEIQVPAWKQIWVPHWKEILVPAWKDIQVPDYKQIWTPELVKVGIPGEKYLGKDHEGWEYTSHDLWKKKVVWKSHWKKIWKPAKKQIWVPEKKLEWKEAWKQYWKPAKKEIWTDKLEWKEAWKQIWVPGWKEIWVPGWKKIWKPVVISEWFPSPDHHDHHHHEHHDWDRKDTGVTATRTADGKDKVVWKRDDTNAAGKPTMLQPVASADFQAKSLEAAKSPVAAPAASVATTSQSFKFPGA; encoded by the exons ATGAGGATCCATCGGCATTTTGTG TTGGGTCTGCTCGGTGTGCTCTGTTTGGCCATCGGAGGCAGTCAATCCAAGGCTGTGGTGGATCAGCAGCCTGCAGCTTCCCAGGTGGATAGCAAAAGTGTCGCTCAGCAGAGGATCGATCTGGGATTGGGTCTGGGCGATGACCTGATCCACGACCACCATCACGAGCACATAATCGAACATCACGAACATCATCACGAGCACCATGACCCCGGGTACTGGAAGAAGAAGGTCACTTGGAAGGAGGGATGGAAGAAAATTTGGAATCCGGCTAAGAAACAAATCTGGAATCCTTCATGGAAGAAG ATCTGGAAGCCACATTGGGTGAAAGTGCCCGGCTGGAAGGAAATACAGGTTCCAGCTTGGAAACAAATTTGG GTTCCTCACTGGAAAGAGATTTTAGTGCCAGCCTGGAAGGATATTCAAGTACCCGATTACAAGCAGATCTGGACACCAGAACTAGTCAAG GTTGGCATTCCCGGAGAAAAATATTTGGGCAAGGATCACGAAGGTTGGGAGTACACCAGCCACGATTTGTGGAAGAAG AAAGTGGTCTGGAAATCGCACTGGAAGAAGATCTGGAAGCCAGCCAAGAAGCAAATCTGGGTGCCAGAGAAGAAATTGGAGTGGAAGGAGGCATGGAAGCAGTACTGGAAGCCAGCGAAGAAGGAAATCTGGACCGATAAATTG GAATGGAAGGAGGCATGGAAGCAGATTTGGGTGCCCGGCTGGAAGGAGATCTGGGTGCCTGGATGGAAAAAGATCTGGAAGCCAGTGGTCATTTCAGAATGGTTCCCCTCGCCCGATCACCacgatcatcatcatcatgagcACCATGATTGGGATCGCAAGGACACAGGTGTTACGGCCACCAGGACGGCAGATGGCAAAGATAAGGTGGTCTGGAAACGAGATGACACCAATGCCGCTGGCAAGCCAACAATGCTGCAGCCAGTGGCCAGCGCCGACTTCCAGGCCAAGTCTCTGGAGGCAGCTAAATCCCCCGTAGCAGCACCTGCCGCCTCGGTGGCCACCACCTCGCAGTCATTCAAGTTTCCCGGCGCGTAG
- the CG5550 gene encoding uncharacterized protein, isoform A yields the protein MKPICFALCVFSLGLFYLASAEIGENVKIQTYKKYSSSCKELNPKKSGVQKIQVGSDVIEVYCDVTIAGKGWLVVQRRVSVEENFYRNWTSYQTGFGDLKGNFFIGLNNLNKISSLQPQELYIELVDFAGEKRYAHYSVFHVGNVYSNYPITQLGAYSGTAGDSLSYHLYQPFSTFDRDNDNATINCAARYMGAWWYRECLSSNLNGAYLGGNHTDPALFGSGIVWGEWKGFTYSYKTVNIMVRPK from the exons ATGAAACCCATTTGCTTCGCACTCTGCGTATTTTCGCTAGGCCTTTTCTATTTGGCCAGCGCTGAGATTGGTGAAAATGTGAAGATCCAGACGTACAAGAAGTATAGTTCATCCTGCAAGGAGTTGAACCCAAAGAAGAGCGGTGTCCAGAAGATCCAAGTGGGCTCCGATGTAATCGAAGTGTACTGCGATGTGACAATCGCCGGAAAGGGCTGGCTGGTCGTCCAGCGAAGAGTCAGTGTGGAGGAGAACTTCTACCGCAATTGGACCTCTTATCAGACGGGTTTCGGTGACCTTAAGGGTAACTTCTTCATCGGATTGAATAATCTGAACAAGATCTCGTCCCTGCAACCCCAAGAGTTGTATATTGAGTTGGTGGACTTTGCTGGCGAGAAGCGGTATGCCCACTACAGTGTGTTTCACGTGGGCAACGTGTACAGTAATTACCCGATAACCCAGCTGGGCGCGTACAGTGGAACCGCCGGAGACAGTTTGAGCTATCATCTGTACCAACCTTTCAGCACCTTCGATAGGGATAACGACAATGCCACTATCAACTGTGCTGCCAGATATATGGGAGCCTGGTGGTACAGAGAATGCCTTAGCAG CAATCTGAATGGTGCATATCTGGGTGGAAACCACACCGATCCCGCGCTGTTTGGCTCTGGAATCGTTTGGGGAGAATGGAAGGGCTTCACATACAGCTACAAGACTGTTAACATTATGGTGCGACCAAAATAA
- the CG5550 gene encoding uncharacterized protein, isoform B, with the protein MKPICFALCVFSLGLFYLASAEIGENVKIQTYKKYSSSCKELNPKKSGVQKIQVGSDVIEVYCDVTIAGKGWLVVQRRVSVEENFYRNWTSYQTGFGDLKGNFFIGLNNLNKISSLQPQELYIELVDFAGEKRYAHYSVFHVGNVYSNYPITQLGAYSGTAGDSLSYHLYQPFSTFDRDNDNATINCAARYMGAWWYRECLSRIPCSNLNGAYLGGNHTDPALFGSGIVWGEWKGFTYSYKTVNIMVRPK; encoded by the exons ATGAAACCCATTTGCTTCGCACTCTGCGTATTTTCGCTAGGCCTTTTCTATTTGGCCAGCGCTGAGATTGGTGAAAATGTGAAGATCCAGACGTACAAGAAGTATAGTTCATCCTGCAAGGAGTTGAACCCAAAGAAGAGCGGTGTCCAGAAGATCCAAGTGGGCTCCGATGTAATCGAAGTGTACTGCGATGTGACAATCGCCGGAAAGGGCTGGCTGGTCGTCCAGCGAAGAGTCAGTGTGGAGGAGAACTTCTACCGCAATTGGACCTCTTATCAGACGGGTTTCGGTGACCTTAAGGGTAACTTCTTCATCGGATTGAATAATCTGAACAAGATCTCGTCCCTGCAACCCCAAGAGTTGTATATTGAGTTGGTGGACTTTGCTGGCGAGAAGCGGTATGCCCACTACAGTGTGTTTCACGTGGGCAACGTGTACAGTAATTACCCGATAACCCAGCTGGGCGCGTACAGTGGAACCGCCGGAGACAGTTTGAGCTATCATCTGTACCAACCTTTCAGCACCTTCGATAGGGATAACGACAATGCCACTATCAACTGTGCTGCCAGATATATGGGAGCCTGGTGGTACAGAGAATGCCTTAGCAG AATCCCTTGCAGCAATCTGAATGGTGCATATCTGGGTGGAAACCACACCGATCCCGCGCTGTTTGGCTCTGGAATCGTTTGGGGAGAATGGAAGGGCTTCACATACAGCTACAAGACTGTTAACATTATGGTGCGACCAAAATAA